The Haloplasma contractile SSD-17B genome includes a window with the following:
- a CDS encoding glycogen/starch synthase, whose translation MKNDLLGIIDASILCKGLEPLTIPRLPSAIPFGAKYRLIDFALSNLINSGVRNVAIFPNANYRSLYDHVGSGKAWELDRKRDGLFILPPLEMVESSEKMITFDRIKEHLEYLTRSTQTYVIVTCGVIVWNIDFNTVLKDHIRSDADITEVLHQNKRLGTFLLKKELLIELVLRCDYLGFRHLYDVSAFSHDLTFNYFYHKSYTKKINSIYEYYKANMDMLNFDIGKTIFTTYNPILTKTKDSAPTLYGQHADVLNSIIANGATILGEVSGSVISRDVIINEGSTVKNSIVMQGSTIKKHAVLEHCILDKRVTIGENVVLKGTRDKPLVIKKEDRLLNNDHYKILHVASECYPFIKTGGLADVIGSLPKEQRSLGTCSLVCIPLYKTIEESYSKCLQLEITFNIHFKNKEVSTTLYTLKKRGLTYYLLKVGDYFNRDRPYDYDDDFERFYLFNKAVVELLNLGTLTPDLVHVHDWHAGLLPLLIKENQLEHIRSILTIHNLAYQGIFHNEHPVLHDSILKHNDINFLEIAIENANRITTVSETYSKEIQHAYFGEGLNCLIKSRAKDLSGILNGIDLDVYNPETDSNLIKNYNVKSYQNKIENKIHLQYTCNLKVDKSIPIISMITRLVEQKGIDLLLAIFDELMAETNIQLILLGSGNKNYETILTKLEKKYPNRVRIYIGYDSFNANRLYAGSDLFLMPSRFEPCGLSQLIALRYGTIPIVRETGGLNDTVKSYNEFMRTGNGFSFTNYNAHDMKYTIKRALTFYKNGDHWDHLVITALSCNFSWKQSAIKYDHLYRELLKI comes from the coding sequence ATGAAAAATGATTTATTAGGGATAATTGATGCTAGCATACTATGTAAAGGATTAGAACCTCTTACCATTCCAAGGTTACCAAGTGCAATTCCATTTGGAGCGAAATATCGATTGATTGACTTCGCCTTATCGAATCTTATAAACTCGGGGGTAAGAAATGTTGCCATCTTTCCCAATGCTAACTATCGTTCACTATATGATCATGTGGGATCAGGTAAGGCCTGGGAACTTGATCGAAAGCGTGATGGACTGTTTATTTTACCTCCACTAGAAATGGTCGAGTCGAGTGAAAAGATGATTACATTTGATCGTATAAAAGAACATTTGGAATACTTAACAAGAAGTACACAAACATATGTCATCGTCACTTGTGGTGTGATTGTTTGGAATATTGACTTCAATACTGTATTAAAAGACCATATAAGATCAGATGCTGATATAACAGAAGTATTACACCAAAATAAGAGACTAGGAACGTTTCTATTGAAGAAGGAGTTATTAATTGAATTAGTACTACGATGTGATTATTTAGGGTTTAGACATCTGTATGATGTTAGTGCGTTTAGTCACGACCTAACATTTAATTATTTTTACCATAAAAGCTATACGAAAAAAATTAATTCTATTTACGAGTATTATAAAGCAAATATGGATATGCTAAATTTTGATATAGGAAAAACAATATTCACTACATATAATCCAATTTTGACAAAGACGAAAGATTCAGCACCGACCTTATATGGTCAACATGCAGACGTATTAAATTCTATAATTGCAAATGGCGCGACTATACTAGGAGAAGTTTCGGGTAGTGTGATCTCACGAGATGTAATCATTAACGAGGGTTCAACTGTAAAAAATTCTATTGTTATGCAAGGAAGTACAATAAAAAAACATGCAGTCCTTGAACACTGTATCCTAGATAAACGCGTTACGATTGGAGAGAATGTTGTGTTAAAGGGAACAAGAGACAAACCTTTAGTCATCAAAAAAGAAGACCGACTTTTAAATAATGATCATTATAAGATATTACATGTTGCATCCGAGTGTTATCCTTTTATAAAAACAGGAGGTTTAGCCGATGTAATTGGTTCACTGCCGAAGGAACAACGCTCATTGGGAACTTGTTCTTTGGTTTGTATTCCACTGTATAAAACAATTGAAGAGTCCTATTCTAAGTGTTTGCAACTTGAAATAACATTCAACATTCACTTTAAAAATAAAGAAGTATCAACTACATTATATACCCTGAAAAAAAGAGGGTTAACATACTATTTATTAAAAGTTGGCGATTATTTTAATCGAGATCGTCCTTATGACTATGACGATGATTTTGAGCGTTTTTACCTATTCAATAAAGCTGTTGTTGAATTATTGAATCTAGGAACACTTACACCTGATCTTGTTCATGTTCATGATTGGCATGCAGGACTACTCCCTCTATTGATAAAAGAAAATCAATTAGAACATATAAGAAGTATTTTAACCATTCACAATCTAGCATATCAAGGGATTTTTCATAATGAACATCCTGTTTTACATGATTCTATCTTAAAACATAATGATATTAACTTTTTAGAAATCGCTATAGAGAATGCAAATCGAATTACTACTGTTAGTGAGACGTATAGTAAAGAGATTCAACATGCTTACTTTGGTGAGGGACTAAATTGTCTGATAAAGTCAAGAGCGAAGGACCTATCTGGTATATTAAATGGTATAGACCTAGACGTCTATAACCCAGAGACAGATTCAAATTTAATAAAAAATTATAATGTTAAATCTTATCAAAATAAGATTGAGAATAAAATACATTTACAATACACCTGTAATCTAAAAGTTGATAAAAGTATTCCTATTATTAGTATGATTACACGACTTGTAGAGCAAAAAGGAATTGATTTATTACTAGCAATCTTTGATGAATTAATGGCAGAAACAAATATTCAGTTGATTCTTCTTGGATCAGGAAATAAAAATTATGAAACAATATTGACAAAACTTGAAAAAAAATACCCTAATCGTGTAAGAATATATATAGGATATGATTCATTTAATGCAAACAGACTTTATGCAGGTAGTGATTTATTCTTGATGCCGTCTCGATTTGAACCTTGTGGTCTTTCACAACTTATCGCACTTCGCTATGGAACGATTCCTATTGTAAGGGAAACAGGTGGTCTTAATGATACCGTCAAATCTTACAATGAATTCATGCGAACAGGAAATGGCTTTAGTTTTACTAACTATAACGCACATGATATGAAATATACGATTAAACGTGCGCTAACGTTTTACAAGAACGGGGATCATTGGGACCACTTAGTAATTACTGCGTTATCCTGTAATTTTTCATGGAAGCAGTCGGCTATTAAGTATGACCACTTATATAGAGAATTACTAAAAATATAA
- a CDS encoding glucose-1-phosphate adenylyltransferase: MVSKEMIAILLAGGKGTRLKELTHNNAKPAIFFGAKYRMIDFSLSNCVNSGIDTIGVLTQYEPVELNSYVGIGADWDLDIGNGGVTVLPPFTSKHEHALWQNGTAAAVYQHRNYIDYYNPNHVLILSGDHVYKMDYQKMLDEHVANDADVTIASVEVSKEEANRFGILELDNQNRVLEFEEKPQKPKSNYASMGIYIFNWRRLKETLKQLICEQDELDFGKDVLPYYLNHQMNVYGYRFKGYWRDVGTIDSLWKTNMDLIDSNEQLNLKDKDWRIYSVNPNMPAHHIFPSGQIRNSLVSDGTIVLGKVNHSVISSHGLIDKGSEVIDSVVMPNVSIGKNCIISRAIVQDGVRIPDNATFIGGDKVLLITEEIITSLSEEI; this comes from the coding sequence ATGGTCAGTAAAGAAATGATAGCAATACTATTAGCAGGTGGTAAAGGAACTCGATTAAAAGAGTTAACGCATAACAATGCTAAACCTGCTATTTTTTTTGGAGCAAAATACCGTATGATTGATTTTTCGTTAAGTAATTGTGTTAATAGTGGGATTGATACAATAGGTGTTCTCACTCAGTATGAACCAGTTGAACTTAATTCCTATGTTGGAATTGGTGCAGATTGGGATTTGGATATTGGGAATGGAGGCGTCACTGTACTACCTCCTTTTACGTCTAAACATGAGCATGCTTTATGGCAGAATGGAACAGCAGCTGCAGTTTATCAGCATCGAAATTATATTGATTACTATAATCCAAATCATGTGCTCATTCTATCAGGAGACCATGTCTACAAAATGGATTACCAAAAGATGTTGGATGAACACGTCGCTAATGATGCAGATGTTACTATCGCAAGTGTTGAAGTTTCAAAAGAAGAAGCCAATCGCTTTGGAATATTAGAACTTGATAATCAAAATCGTGTTTTAGAGTTTGAAGAAAAACCCCAAAAACCAAAAAGTAACTATGCATCAATGGGAATTTATATTTTTAATTGGAGACGATTAAAGGAAACGCTGAAACAGTTAATATGTGAACAGGATGAACTCGATTTTGGTAAGGATGTGCTCCCTTATTACTTAAATCATCAAATGAATGTTTATGGATACCGTTTTAAAGGATATTGGCGTGATGTAGGTACAATCGATAGTTTATGGAAAACAAATATGGATTTAATTGACTCCAATGAACAGTTAAATTTAAAGGATAAAGATTGGCGAATCTACTCAGTGAATCCTAATATGCCAGCTCATCATATCTTTCCGTCAGGACAGATAAGAAACTCTTTAGTCAGTGATGGAACCATTGTGCTAGGTAAAGTGAATCATTCTGTAATTTCAAGTCACGGTTTGATTGATAAAGGTAGTGAAGTCATCGACTCTGTAGTTATGCCAAATGTATCTATTGGAAAGAATTGTATCATCAGTCGGGCAATTGTACAGGATGGTGTAAGAATACCTGACAACGCTACTTTTATAGGTGGCGACAAGGTCTTACTTATAACTGAAGAGATTATCACATCACTTTCAGAGGAGATATAA